A window of Cellulomonas wangleii genomic DNA:
TCGGCCAGCAGCCGGCCGCGGCGGGTCAGGACGACCCGGCGCGGACCGTCACCACCGAGCGCGGCGCGCGGGTCGACCAGCCCGTCCGCGACGAGCCCGGCGACCGCCGGACGTGCACCCGCGGGCAGGTCGTCGACCAGCAGGCCCTCCGCGATGCGCACGCGCAGCATCACCCGCTCCAGCTCCGCGGTCGCGCCGGCGACGACCTCACGCCCCGCGGCGGGACTCAGCCCGCGCCCCAGCCGGTCGGCGTACGCCCGCGGGTGCTTGACGTTCCACCACCGCACGCCGCCGACGTGGCTGTGCGCCCCGGGGCCGATCCCCCACCAGTCGTCGCCGCGCCAGTAGCCGAGGTTGTGCCGTGAGGCGTCGGCCGGTGTGCGCGCCCAGTTGCTCACCTCGTACCAGTGCAGGCCCGCCGCGGTCAGCAGGTCGTCCGCCAGCTCGTACTTGGTCGCCTGGTCGTCCTCGTCGGGCAGCGTCAGCTCGCCGCGGCGCACCTGCACCGCCATGCGCGTGCCGGGCTCCACCACCAGGGCGTAGGCGCTCACGTGGTCGACCCCCGTGGCGAGCGCGGCGTCCAGGGACCGTCGCCAGTCGTCGAGCGACTCCCCCGGCGTGCCGTAGATCAGGTCCAGCGAGACCCGCAGCCCCGCGTCGCGTGCCCAGCGCACGACGTCGGGGATCCGGTCGGGGTCGTGGGTGCGCTCGAGCGTGCGCAGCACGTGCGGGACGGCGGACTGCATGCCGAACGACACGCGCGTCACGCCGGCGGCGGCCAGCCGCGCCAGGCCGTCGGGCGTGACCGAGTCGGGGTTGGCCTCCGTCGTGACCTCGGCGCCCGGGGCCAGACCCCACGTGTCCCGCACCCCGTCGAGCATCCGGACCAGGTCGTCCACGGGCAGCAGCGTCGGGGTTCCCCCGCCCACGAAGACGGTGGCCACCTCGCGCGGGGGCAGCCCGGCCGCCCGCAGCACCCGGTCCGCGAGCGCGACCTCGCTCAGCGCGGTGCCGGCGTACGCGGCGAGGCTCGCCCCGCCACCGAGCTCGGTGGCCGTGTAGGTGTTGAAGTCGCAGTACCCGCAGCGCACGGCGCAGAACGGCACGTGCAGGTACACGCCGAAGGCGCGGCCCTGTGCACCCTCGGCGGCCGAGGCGGGCAGCGCACCGTCCGCGGGGGCGGGGTCGCCGTCGGGCAGCGCGGGGCTCACCGGGCACCGCCCGTGGCCACGCTGCTCACTTCTTCTTCGCGTCCTTGGCGTCCTTGCCGCCGCCGCCGTCCGACGACAGCGCGGCGATGAAGGCCTCCTGCGGCACGTCGACCCGACCGATGGTCTTCATGCGCTTCTTGCCCTCCTTCTGCTTCTCCAGGAGCTTGCGCTTGCGGGAGATGTCACCGCCGTAGCACTTGGCCAGGACGTCCTTGCGGATGGCCCGGATGGTCTCGCGGGCGATGATGCGGGCGCCGATCGCCGCCTGGATCGGCACCTCGAACTGCTGGCGCGGGATGAGGTCCTTGAGCTTGGCCGTCATCATGACGCCGTAGGCGTAGGCCTTCTCCTTGTGCACGATCGCGCTGAACGCGTCGACCGTCTCGCCCTGCAGGAGGATGTCGACCTTGACCAGGTCGGCGACCTGGTCCCCGACGCGCTCGTAGTCGAGGCTCGCGTAGCCGCGCGTCCGGGACTTGAGCTGGTCGAAGAAGTCGAACACGATCTCGGCCATCGGCAGTACGTAGCGCAGCTCGACGCGGTCCTCGGAGAGGTAGTCCATGCCCTGGAGCTCACCGCGCTTGGTCTGGCACAGCTCCATGATCGCGCCGATGAACTCGGACGGGGCCAGGATGGTCGCCTTCACCATCGGCTCCCGCACGGCCAGGATCTTGCCCGAGGGGAACTCGCTCGGGTTGGTGACCGTGACCACGCTCTTGTCCTCGAGCGTGACCTCGTAGACCACGTTCGGGGCGGTCGAGATCAGGTCGAGGTCGAACTCGCGCTCGAGCCGTTCGCGCACGATCTCCAGGTGCAGCAGGCCGAGGAACCCGACGCGGAAGCCGAACCCGAGCGCGACCGACGTCTCCGGCTCGTAGTTCAGCGCCGCGTCGTTGAGCTTCAGCTTGTCGAGCGCGTCGCGCAGGATCGGGTAGTCGGTCCCGTCGATCGGGTAGAGCCCGGAGAACACCATCGGCTTGGGGTCCGAGTACCCACCGAGCGCCTCCGCGGCCGGCTTGCCGGCGTTGGTGATCGTGTCGCCGACCTTGGACTGGCGCACGTCCTTCACGCCGGTGATGAGGTAGCCGACCTCGCCGACACCGAGCCCCTTGGTCGGAACCGGCTCCGGGGAGCTCACGCCGATCTCGAGCAGCTCGTGCGTCGCGCGCGTCGACATCATGACGATCTTCTCGCGCGGGTTCAGGTTGCCGTCGACCACGCGGACGTACGTGACGACGCCGCGGTAGGTGTCGTAGACGGAGTCGAAGATCATCGCGCGCGCGGGCGCGTCCGCGTCGCCCGTGGGCGGCGGGACCAGCTCGACGATGCGGTCCAGGAGCGCCTCGACCCCGACGCCGGTCTTGCCCGAGACCTTCAGGCAGTCCTCCGGCTCGCCGCCGATGAGCTTGGCGAGCTCCTCGGCGTACTTCTCCGGCTGCGCCGCCGGCAGGTCGATCTTGTTGAGGACGGGGATGATCTGCAGGTCGTTCTCGAGCGCCAGGTAGAGGTTGGCGAGCGTCTGGGCCTCGATCCCCTGGGCGGCGTCGACCAGCAGGACGGCACCCTCGCACGCCGCGAGCGAGCGCGACACCTCGTACGTGAAGTCGACGTGGCCCGGGGTGTCGATCATGTTGAGCGCGTACGGCTGCACGGTGCCCGTCGCGTCCGCGACCCCCCACGGCATGCGCACGGCCTGCGACTTGATCGTGATGCCGCGCTCGCGCTCGATGTCCATCCGGTCGAGGTACTGCGCACGCATGGCGCGCGCGTCCACGACGCCCGTCAGCTGCAGCATCCGGTCGGCGAGCGTCGACTTGCCGTGGTCGATGTGCGCGATGATGCAGAAGTTGCGCAGCAGCTCGGGTGCGGTCGCCGAGGGACGGATCGCCTCGGCGGCGGTGGCGGACGGGATCGGCAACTCGGCGTTCTCCGGCTTCTGGACGATCTGTGGGCGGTCGGTCGACCGTGGCGCTGGTGCCGTCGCGACGCCGGGCTCGCCCGTGGTCGGCGGGATCCCGACCCCCGGTGGCGGACCCGACCCTGTCGGGTGTCGGCGGCGGACACCACCATGGTCCCATGACACGCGACCTGGGCGACGCAGCCGTGACGACGGTGCCGGGGTCCCAGCCGGACCTGGCGACGCTGGCCGCGCTGCAGGAGCGGTTCCGCACCGGCATCGGCGAGGTGGCGCCGGACGTGCCGGTGCCGTGGTGCGGGCGCTGGCGCGTGCGCCACCTCGTGGTGCACCTCGCCCGGATCCACCACTGGGCAGCCGGGCAGGCGCGCCGCCGCCAGGAGACCCCGCTCGGCCGCGGCCCGTTCGTCCTGGACGACCTGTACGCCGCGCAGGCCGCCGAGCTGCACGAGACCCTCGCGGCCCTCGACCCGGACGCACCCGCCTGGACCCTCGACGACAGCGGCGTCGTGCGCTTCTGGCACCGCCGCCAGGTCCACGAGACCCTCGTGCACCTGTGGGACCTGCGGACCGCCGGCGACCTGCCCCTGGAGGTCGCACCCGCGCTGTGGGCCGACACGGTCGACGAGGTCGTGCGCGTGATGCATCCCCGCCAGGTGCGACTGGGCCGGTCGACAGCGTCGCCGGTGCGGGTCGGGCTCGCCGCGACGGACGCGGGCCGGACGTGGACCGTGCACGCGCGGGACGACGCGCCTGCGGCGCCCGTCGCCGAGGTGGCCGGTCCGGCGGCCTCGCTCGCCCTGCTGCTGTGGGGACGCACGACGCTCGACGACCCGCACCTCGCGGCGACGGGCGACCGTGCCGCCCTGCAAGCGGCACTGGGAGGTCCCCTGACCCCCTGACCTGCTCGTGCGCGCAGATTTCCTCGTGCACGGCGGACGGCCGCAGGGCTACGGTCCGGCGCATGGACGACTACCTCGCGATCAACCGCGCCAACTGGGACGCCCGGGTGCCGGTGCACCTCGCGAGCGGGTACGGCACGCACGAGCTGGTCGCCGACCCGACGGCCCTGTCCGGTGTCGTGCGGTTCGACCTGCCGCGCCTCGGTGACATCGCCGGCCTGGACGCGGTGCACCTGCAGTGCCACCTCGGCACCGACACGCTCAGCCTCGCGCGGCTGGGGGCGAGGGTCACCGGTCTCGACCTGTCGGGCGACGCGATCGCTGCCGCGCAGGACCTGGCAGCCCGCGCGGGGACCGACGTCGAGTACGTCGTGTCGGACGTGTACAGCGCGGTCGACGTGCTCGGACCGGCGCGGTTCGACCTCGTGTACACGGGCATCGGCGCGCTGTGCTGGCTGCCCAGCATCGAGCGCTGGGCCCGGACCGTGGCTGGGCTTCTGCGGCCGGGCGGGCGGCTGTTCGTCCGCGACGCGCACCCCGTCCTGCTCGCGTCCCTGGGGATGGTGGTCGGCGCGGAGCATCCCGATCGGGCCCAGCAGCCCTGGATCACCGCACCCGGCACGGCGACGCCCGCGCTGGAGCTGCCGTACTTCGAGCAGCCCGAGCCGCTGCGCTGGCACGACACCCTCACCTACACGGGCGGCGAGCCCGTCGCGGCACCGCTCTCGGTCGAGTGGAACCACGGCCTCGGCGAGATCGTGACGGCCGTGCTGGATGCCGGCATGGAGATCACCGGGCTGCACGAGCACGACAGCGTGCCGTGGGACGCGCTGGCCGGTCTGATGACCCACGACGCCGCGACGGGTGAGTGCCGGCTGACGGACCGGCCCGAGAGGCTGCCGGCGTCGTTCACCCTCACGGCACGGCTCAGGCCTCGCGCGTGATCCGCACCTGCACCTGCAGGTCCTGCGTGCGCGGCCCGGCGTAGATGCCGCGCAGGGGCGGGACGTCGTCGTAGCAGCGACCACGCCCGAGCACCACGTGGTGCTCCCCGGCACGCACGCGGTTGGTCGGGTCGTACCCGGTCCACTCCCCCGCCCACCACTCGACCCACGCGTGCGACTCGCCCGTGACGGTCGCGCCGAGCTCACCGGACGTGTCGGGGTGCAGGTAGCCGGACACGTAGCGCGCCGGGATGCCGACCGACCGCAGCGCACCGAGCGCGAGGTGCGCCATGTCCTGGCACACCCCGGTGCGCTTGGCCCACGCCTCCGCGGCCGGGGTGTGCACGGTCGTGGCGCCGGGGATGTACTCCAGCTCGTCGCGCACGGCGAGGCACACCGCCTCGGCGGCGTCCGACGGCTCGAGGCCGGTCGCCGCGCGGCGCGCGATCTCCACGACGTCGTCGGGCACCTCGGTCGTGCTGGTGTCCGCGAGGTGCTCGGACAGCCGGTCCCGCACCTCCGGCCCACGCAGCACCTCCCAGCCCACCGACGCGGTCGGCCCGGGGCGCTCGGCGACCTCGACCAGGTGCTCCGCCGTCAGCACCAGCGAGCGGTGCGGCGCCAGCACCTCGAACGCCGTGACGTGGGTCCCCCAGTAGTCCCGGTAGTCGTGGGTCCACGTCTGCGGGTGGACCTCGACGCGGGTCTCGAGCACCGACTGCCCCGGCTGGGACAGCGGCGTCATGCGCGCCTCGTTGTACGACGCCACCACGGGGTCGGCGTACCGGAACGTGGACGTGTGCACGATCCGCAGGCGGCTCACAGCGCCTCCCCCACCCAGGTCAGCTCGGCCCCGGACGGGAAGTACCGCCCGCGGATCGCGTCGGACGCCGCCGAGCACGCACGCTGCACCAGCTCCATCTCCTTCGGCAGGTCGTCCACGATCTCCATCAGCGGGCGGTACTCCAGGCTCGTCCGGACGTGGCCGATGTGGCGGCGCGCGTCGTCGATGGTCGCGC
This region includes:
- the hemW gene encoding radical SAM family heme chaperone HemW, with the translated sequence MSPALPDGDPAPADGALPASAAEGAQGRAFGVYLHVPFCAVRCGYCDFNTYTATELGGGASLAAYAGTALSEVALADRVLRAAGLPPREVATVFVGGGTPTLLPVDDLVRMLDGVRDTWGLAPGAEVTTEANPDSVTPDGLARLAAAGVTRVSFGMQSAVPHVLRTLERTHDPDRIPDVVRWARDAGLRVSLDLIYGTPGESLDDWRRSLDAALATGVDHVSAYALVVEPGTRMAVQVRRGELTLPDEDDQATKYELADDLLTAAGLHWYEVSNWARTPADASRHNLGYWRGDDWWGIGPGAHSHVGGVRWWNVKHPRAYADRLGRGLSPAAGREVVAGATAELERVMLRVRIAEGLLVDDLPAGARPAVAGLVADGLVDPRAALGGDGPRRVVLTRRGRLLADAVVRALTV
- the lepA gene encoding translation elongation factor 4; this translates as MPIPSATAAEAIRPSATAPELLRNFCIIAHIDHGKSTLADRMLQLTGVVDARAMRAQYLDRMDIERERGITIKSQAVRMPWGVADATGTVQPYALNMIDTPGHVDFTYEVSRSLAACEGAVLLVDAAQGIEAQTLANLYLALENDLQIIPVLNKIDLPAAQPEKYAEELAKLIGGEPEDCLKVSGKTGVGVEALLDRIVELVPPPTGDADAPARAMIFDSVYDTYRGVVTYVRVVDGNLNPREKIVMMSTRATHELLEIGVSSPEPVPTKGLGVGEVGYLITGVKDVRQSKVGDTITNAGKPAAEALGGYSDPKPMVFSGLYPIDGTDYPILRDALDKLKLNDAALNYEPETSVALGFGFRVGFLGLLHLEIVRERLEREFDLDLISTAPNVVYEVTLEDKSVVTVTNPSEFPSGKILAVREPMVKATILAPSEFIGAIMELCQTKRGELQGMDYLSEDRVELRYVLPMAEIVFDFFDQLKSRTRGYASLDYERVGDQVADLVKVDILLQGETVDAFSAIVHKEKAYAYGVMMTAKLKDLIPRQQFEVPIQAAIGARIIARETIRAIRKDVLAKCYGGDISRKRKLLEKQKEGKKRMKTIGRVDVPQEAFIAALSSDGGGGKDAKDAKKK
- a CDS encoding maleylpyruvate isomerase family mycothiol-dependent enzyme — translated: MTRDLGDAAVTTVPGSQPDLATLAALQERFRTGIGEVAPDVPVPWCGRWRVRHLVVHLARIHHWAAGQARRRQETPLGRGPFVLDDLYAAQAAELHETLAALDPDAPAWTLDDSGVVRFWHRRQVHETLVHLWDLRTAGDLPLEVAPALWADTVDEVVRVMHPRQVRLGRSTASPVRVGLAATDAGRTWTVHARDDAPAAPVAEVAGPAASLALLLWGRTTLDDPHLAATGDRAALQAALGGPLTP
- a CDS encoding class I SAM-dependent methyltransferase; this encodes MDDYLAINRANWDARVPVHLASGYGTHELVADPTALSGVVRFDLPRLGDIAGLDAVHLQCHLGTDTLSLARLGARVTGLDLSGDAIAAAQDLAARAGTDVEYVVSDVYSAVDVLGPARFDLVYTGIGALCWLPSIERWARTVAGLLRPGGRLFVRDAHPVLLASLGMVVGAEHPDRAQQPWITAPGTATPALELPYFEQPEPLRWHDTLTYTGGEPVAAPLSVEWNHGLGEIVTAVLDAGMEITGLHEHDSVPWDALAGLMTHDAATGECRLTDRPERLPASFTLTARLRPRA
- a CDS encoding transglutaminase family protein, translating into MSRLRIVHTSTFRYADPVVASYNEARMTPLSQPGQSVLETRVEVHPQTWTHDYRDYWGTHVTAFEVLAPHRSLVLTAEHLVEVAERPGPTASVGWEVLRGPEVRDRLSEHLADTSTTEVPDDVVEIARRAATGLEPSDAAEAVCLAVRDELEYIPGATTVHTPAAEAWAKRTGVCQDMAHLALGALRSVGIPARYVSGYLHPDTSGELGATVTGESHAWVEWWAGEWTGYDPTNRVRAGEHHVVLGRGRCYDDVPPLRGIYAGPRTQDLQVQVRITREA